One window of the uncultured Paludibaculum sp. genome contains the following:
- a CDS encoding carboxypeptidase-like regulatory domain-containing protein — MIRTTGVVFLAVLCGGAGTLSGAELIMFGSIGGQVRNGAGVGQMGASVSLLNRYERVVQRVLTTPDGRFRFTALTPDNYSIRVSLNTFVPAMRNNIPVRAGVESFLNIQLATLFSSIELVYTNPSQTGLLSDDWKWALRSSTATRPVLRLTDPWLNGSTTPRPNSPFSSTSGMVRVSAGDQGISSSLGSEADLGTAFALATSLFGSNVVRFSGNFGYASGSNTPTTGFRTSYSRSNDATVSPNVELTVRQAAIRQRAGQSFFSGQGNNQAVPMLRTMSVKVGEKMNIADLLTLEYGAVLESVVFIEHLNLFSPFARLTYDMGPLGQLQAGFSSGAPALDLIAHSREGADQESLLGLAMFPRVSLNGGRARVQRNETFELGYRRAAGSRTYAASVYQDFVRDAAVTFDSTNNAFGDGDRLPDLASNSSVFNMGNYKTIGYSGSVSQSFHDNWSATVTAGATGMMSPGARTLESNSGAELRHTMRPVRKAWASARVMGQMPVSGTRVSAAYVWTPEGTLGPTHGYLTQANSPQMGLNFQVRQPIPAVGGLPGRLEMNAELCNLLAQGYVPITSADGSMLLLIQFPRTIRGGVSFIF; from the coding sequence ATGATTCGCACCACCGGCGTTGTTTTCTTAGCCGTCCTTTGCGGCGGAGCCGGAACGCTCTCAGGAGCCGAACTCATCATGTTCGGGTCCATTGGGGGACAGGTGCGTAACGGGGCCGGCGTCGGTCAGATGGGTGCGTCCGTATCCCTTCTGAACCGCTATGAGCGCGTGGTCCAGCGCGTTCTCACCACGCCCGACGGCCGTTTCCGCTTCACCGCTCTCACGCCCGACAACTACAGCATCCGGGTCTCGCTCAACACTTTCGTCCCCGCCATGCGGAACAACATCCCGGTGCGGGCAGGGGTCGAGAGCTTCCTCAACATCCAGCTCGCGACCCTGTTCAGCTCCATCGAACTGGTCTATACGAACCCAAGCCAGACCGGCCTGCTCAGCGACGATTGGAAATGGGCACTGCGCAGTTCGACGGCCACACGGCCCGTACTGCGCCTCACCGATCCCTGGCTCAACGGCTCCACCACTCCGCGCCCGAACTCTCCGTTCTCCTCCACATCCGGCATGGTCCGCGTGTCGGCCGGAGACCAGGGCATCTCATCCTCGCTCGGATCCGAAGCCGACCTCGGCACCGCGTTCGCCCTCGCCACTTCCCTCTTCGGCAGCAATGTAGTTCGTTTCAGCGGCAATTTCGGCTACGCCTCCGGTTCCAACACGCCCACCACCGGCTTCCGGACCAGCTATAGCCGGAGCAACGACGCCACGGTTTCGCCGAATGTCGAGCTCACCGTCCGGCAGGCGGCCATCCGCCAACGGGCCGGTCAGAGCTTCTTCTCAGGACAGGGCAACAACCAGGCGGTGCCGATGTTGCGCACGATGTCAGTGAAGGTGGGCGAGAAGATGAACATCGCCGACCTCCTCACCCTGGAGTACGGCGCGGTTCTCGAATCCGTGGTGTTCATCGAACACCTGAACCTGTTCAGCCCCTTCGCCCGGCTCACCTATGACATGGGCCCATTGGGTCAGTTGCAGGCCGGCTTCTCCAGCGGAGCCCCAGCCCTCGACCTCATCGCCCACAGCCGCGAAGGCGCCGACCAGGAGTCCCTGCTGGGCTTGGCCATGTTCCCCCGCGTCTCCCTGAATGGGGGACGCGCCCGCGTCCAGCGCAACGAAACATTTGAGCTCGGTTACCGCCGCGCCGCCGGCTCCCGCACCTACGCAGCCTCTGTATACCAGGATTTCGTTCGCGACGCCGCCGTGACCTTCGATTCCACCAACAATGCGTTTGGCGACGGCGATCGTCTGCCCGATCTCGCGTCCAACAGTTCCGTCTTCAACATGGGGAACTACAAGACCATCGGGTACTCCGGTTCGGTCAGCCAGAGCTTCCACGATAACTGGAGCGCCACCGTGACGGCCGGCGCCACGGGCATGATGAGCCCGGGAGCCAGGACGCTGGAGTCGAACTCCGGCGCCGAACTCAGGCACACCATGCGGCCCGTGCGCAAAGCCTGGGCCTCCGCTCGTGTCATGGGCCAGATGCCGGTTTCCGGCACCCGCGTGTCCGCAGCCTATGTCTGGACACCAGAAGGCACTCTCGGACCGACGCACGGCTACCTGACACAGGCCAATTCCCCGCAGATGGGGCTGAACTTCCAGGTCCGGCAGCCAATTCCAGCCGTGGGTGGCCTCCCGGGCCGCCTGGAGATGAATGCCGAGCTCTGCAACCTGCTGGCCCAGGGCTATGTGCCCATCACGAGCGCCGACGGCAGCATGCTGCTGTTGATTCAGTTCCCGCGTACCATCCGTGGCGGCGTCAGCTTCATCTTCTAG
- a CDS encoding GWxTD domain-containing protein, translating to MKSKELVSVFLTGTLMICPTMPLAAQKKKQDSAARETVAKPQSEREKRKAEERLKKELMTPYRKWLNEDVIYIITDEEKKAFSRLATDEEREQFIEQFWLRRDPTPDTQENEYKEEHYRRIAYANERYASGIPGWKTDRGQIYITFGPPDEIESHPSGGTYERPYEEGGGTTSTYPFEKWRYRYLANVGSGTDINIEFVDKTMTGEYRMTMDPSEKDALLMVPGAGLTMMEQMGLASKDDRFNRTDGTRLGTGNQPLPARMNQFERLQQFADLQKAPKVKFTDLEAQVNSRIMFNLLPMQARADFFPTTSSTVMTNITLQFNRKDLQFKQDGAVSKGVVNIYARITSMARRVVNVFEDVVSIDLPTEMLQEASKGSSIYQKSVPLPPGQYRLNVVAKDVVGGNMNNYEMSLLVPRMEDDKLFASSLVLADVLEKVPTRNIGMGQFVIGSSKVRPRMGDNFKGNEKMGIYVKLYNFQADEKTNKPEGTVEYEIVKTSDNSKVLEFTEDVAGIEGSASQMTIEKMLPLDNLKLAPGQYTLRLKVTDKLRNQSLTQSAQFSIT from the coding sequence ATGAAGAGCAAAGAACTGGTCTCCGTCTTCCTCACCGGAACGCTGATGATCTGCCCGACCATGCCGTTGGCCGCGCAGAAGAAGAAGCAGGATTCCGCCGCCCGCGAAACCGTCGCCAAGCCCCAATCCGAACGAGAAAAGCGGAAAGCTGAGGAGCGGCTCAAGAAAGAGCTGATGACTCCCTACCGCAAGTGGCTCAACGAAGACGTCATCTACATCATCACGGACGAAGAGAAGAAAGCCTTTTCCCGCCTCGCCACCGACGAGGAGCGTGAGCAGTTCATTGAACAGTTCTGGCTGCGCCGCGATCCCACACCAGACACCCAGGAGAACGAATACAAGGAAGAACACTACCGCCGCATCGCCTATGCCAACGAGCGGTATGCTTCCGGTATTCCCGGTTGGAAGACTGACCGTGGTCAGATCTACATCACCTTTGGCCCGCCCGACGAAATCGAATCCCACCCCTCCGGCGGCACCTATGAGCGCCCGTATGAAGAGGGCGGCGGCACAACTTCCACCTACCCGTTCGAGAAATGGCGCTACCGCTACCTGGCCAACGTCGGCAGCGGCACGGACATTAATATTGAATTCGTCGACAAAACCATGACCGGCGAATACCGCATGACCATGGACCCGTCCGAGAAGGACGCCCTCCTCATGGTCCCCGGCGCCGGCCTCACGATGATGGAACAGATGGGCTTGGCCAGCAAGGACGACCGCTTCAACCGCACTGACGGCACCCGCCTTGGCACCGGCAATCAGCCCCTGCCCGCCCGCATGAACCAGTTTGAGCGCCTGCAGCAGTTTGCCGACCTCCAGAAGGCACCCAAGGTCAAATTCACCGACCTCGAGGCCCAGGTGAACTCGCGCATCATGTTCAACCTGCTGCCCATGCAGGCGCGCGCCGATTTCTTCCCCACCACCAGTTCCACGGTGATGACCAACATCACGCTCCAGTTCAATCGCAAGGACCTGCAGTTCAAGCAGGACGGCGCGGTGAGCAAGGGCGTCGTCAACATCTACGCCCGCATCACCTCGATGGCCCGCCGCGTCGTCAATGTATTTGAAGATGTGGTGTCGATCGACCTGCCCACCGAGATGCTGCAGGAAGCCAGCAAGGGCTCATCCATCTACCAGAAGTCCGTTCCGCTGCCGCCCGGCCAATACCGCCTGAACGTCGTGGCCAAGGACGTTGTCGGCGGCAACATGAATAACTACGAGATGTCGCTGCTCGTGCCGCGCATGGAAGACGACAAGCTGTTCGCCAGTTCGCTCGTTCTGGCTGATGTCTTGGAGAAAGTCCCCACGCGCAACATCGGCATGGGCCAGTTCGTCATCGGCTCCTCCAAGGTTCGCCCCCGCATGGGCGACAACTTCAAGGGCAACGAGAAGATGGGCATCTACGTGAAGCTCTACAACTTCCAGGCCGACGAAAAGACCAACAAGCCGGAAGGCACCGTCGAATACGAGATCGTGAAGACCAGCGACAACTCCAAAGTGCTTGAATTCACAGAGGATGTGGCTGGTATCGAGGGTTCGGCCTCGCAAATGACCATTGAGAAGATGCTGCCGCTCGACAACCTGAAGTTGGCTCCCGGGCAGTACACGCTCCGTTTGAAGGTGACCGACAAGCTGAGGAATCAATCCTTGACCCAGTCGGCCCAGTTCTCTATAACATAA
- a CDS encoding queuosine precursor transporter, translating into MTSSARAFSALERPDHRFKFFDSLVVIFVTILLISNLIGPKICAVGPFRISGAQLLFPITYIFGDVFTEVYGYAGSRRAIWLGFFGSALMAFMGMVVVWLPPAPDFKDQAAFATVFGAVPRMIAASLCAYWAGEFANSFVMAKMKVWTQGKALWMRTIGSTVVGQFVDSVVIMTLAFGFKESWGTIINLIFSGYLGKVLYEVVATPATYMVVNGLKRLEGVDVYDTDTNFSPFAKGSQGERFVAIGTQPESSTAD; encoded by the coding sequence ATGACCTCCTCGGCCCGCGCGTTCAGCGCGCTGGAACGGCCCGATCACCGTTTCAAGTTCTTCGACAGTCTTGTCGTCATCTTCGTCACCATCCTGCTGATCTCCAACCTGATTGGCCCCAAGATCTGCGCCGTCGGCCCCTTCCGCATCAGCGGCGCCCAACTGCTCTTTCCCATCACGTACATCTTTGGCGACGTCTTCACCGAGGTCTACGGCTATGCCGGGTCCCGCCGGGCCATCTGGCTTGGCTTCTTCGGCTCCGCCCTCATGGCCTTCATGGGGATGGTCGTAGTCTGGCTACCGCCCGCTCCGGACTTCAAGGACCAGGCCGCCTTCGCCACCGTCTTCGGAGCCGTCCCGCGCATGATCGCCGCCAGCCTCTGCGCCTACTGGGCCGGCGAGTTCGCTAACTCCTTTGTCATGGCCAAGATGAAGGTCTGGACGCAGGGCAAAGCCCTCTGGATGCGCACCATCGGCTCCACCGTCGTCGGCCAGTTCGTCGACTCCGTCGTCATCATGACCCTGGCATTCGGATTCAAGGAGTCCTGGGGCACCATAATTAACTTGATCTTCTCCGGTTACCTTGGCAAGGTACTCTATGAAGTAGTTGCAACGCCGGCCACCTATATGGTGGTTAATGGACTGAAGCGTCTGGAAGGTGTGGATGTCTATGACACCGACACGAACTTCAGCCCCTTCGCCAAGGGGTCCCAGGGGGAGAGGTTTGTGGCGATCGGGACACAGCCGGAATCGAGCACAGCCGACTGA
- a CDS encoding alginate lyase family protein, producing MTRRQLLRRAALLGAALPLTAHPGGPALLVEPSEFDTLQPSPALKTAREACIAKGPWSVTYSRPNKLSEAGLHDFFSEGPYWWPDPRNPNGPYIRKDGKVNHERFTDNDLHLGLMSNAVLTLALSAALNKDEEAAARAWRLLDIWFLQPDTYMNPNLEFGQAIRGITTGRGIGIIDTRPLIWCAQGIALLERCNPNPKLSEGLRRWFSDYVQWLTVSTKGLEERDNGNNHSTWWATQVAAYSIYCGDEKSELAAYDLCRTRLIPNQLRPDGSAPAEEARTRSLSYSIMNLDGFTLLCRLAKRRGMDLWNFKTPDGAGVLTSVEYLAPYVAAPSTWKKTQILPFTRNHSYFLGLAGIAANRRAWVDLQLRTGNPGGAWGLLFDMLLKQWLARA from the coding sequence GTGACACGCAGACAGTTGCTGAGAAGGGCCGCACTCCTGGGTGCGGCCCTCCCCCTCACCGCCCACCCCGGAGGCCCAGCACTCCTGGTCGAGCCCAGTGAGTTCGACACCCTGCAACCGTCCCCGGCATTGAAGACCGCCCGCGAAGCCTGCATCGCCAAAGGTCCCTGGAGCGTCACCTACTCGCGGCCCAACAAGCTCAGCGAGGCCGGCCTCCATGACTTTTTCAGCGAAGGCCCTTACTGGTGGCCCGACCCCAGGAATCCCAACGGCCCCTACATCCGCAAGGACGGCAAGGTCAATCACGAGCGATTCACCGACAACGACCTCCACCTGGGCCTGATGAGCAATGCCGTCCTCACGCTGGCCCTTTCCGCCGCTTTGAACAAGGACGAGGAGGCCGCCGCCCGCGCCTGGCGCCTGCTCGACATCTGGTTCCTGCAGCCGGACACCTATATGAACCCGAACCTGGAGTTCGGCCAGGCCATCCGAGGCATCACCACCGGCCGCGGCATCGGCATCATTGACACCCGCCCCCTCATCTGGTGCGCGCAAGGCATCGCCCTGCTGGAACGTTGCAATCCCAACCCCAAGCTCTCGGAAGGGCTGCGCCGCTGGTTTTCCGACTACGTTCAGTGGCTCACCGTCAGCACCAAGGGACTGGAGGAGCGTGACAACGGCAACAACCACTCCACCTGGTGGGCCACCCAGGTCGCGGCCTACTCCATCTACTGCGGCGACGAGAAATCGGAGCTGGCCGCCTACGACCTCTGCCGCACCAGGCTCATCCCCAACCAACTGCGCCCAGACGGCAGCGCCCCGGCCGAAGAGGCGCGCACACGCTCGCTGAGCTACTCCATCATGAATCTCGACGGCTTCACGCTGCTCTGCCGCCTGGCCAAACGGCGCGGCATGGATCTCTGGAACTTCAAGACACCCGACGGCGCGGGTGTGCTCACTTCCGTCGAATACCTCGCCCCCTACGTCGCTGCCCCATCCACCTGGAAAAAGACGCAAATCCTGCCGTTCACCCGAAACCACAGCTACTTCCTGGGCCTCGCGGGCATCGCCGCCAACCGGCGTGCCTGGGTGGATCTCCAGCTCAGGACCGGCAATCCCGGCGGCGCCTGGGGCCTGCTCTTCGATATGCTGCTGAAACAATGGCTCGCGCGCGCCTGA
- a CDS encoding amino acid permease, which yields MSLFATKSIERLLEESEGKGGHSLTRTLGAGQLVALGIGAIIGAGIFTLTGVAAAHHAGPAIVYSFILAAIGCAFAGLCYSEFSTMIPIAGSAYTYAYATMGELLAWIIGWALVLEYAVGAATVSVSWSGTVDSIFKSFGIHLPQSLIASPWDPNPGIMNLPAVFILMVISTILIIGIQESARFNATIVVVKVAVVILFIGLGYFFINHDNYVPFLPENTSGKFGEFGVTGVLAAAGQIFFAYIGFDAVSTAAQEAKNPKRDMPIGIVGSLIVCTILYILYALVLTGVVNYKDLNVTAPLAVAVDAMKYGWLGFVMKLGSLAGLTSVMLVMLLGQSRVFYSMSRDGLLPGVFSEVHPKFHTPWKSNLMLLVGVALLGAFTPIAQLGNLTSIGTLCAFVLVCIAVIIMRRTRPDLPRPFKTPLVPFVPILGVGFNLLLMFSLDSLTKIAFVIWMVIGLVIYFTYSKSRSHLQLSLLGKK from the coding sequence ATGAGTTTATTCGCGACCAAGTCCATTGAACGGTTGCTGGAGGAGTCCGAGGGCAAGGGCGGGCATTCGCTCACACGCACCCTCGGCGCCGGCCAACTGGTGGCGCTCGGCATCGGCGCCATCATCGGTGCCGGCATCTTCACCCTCACCGGGGTCGCCGCCGCCCACCACGCCGGGCCGGCTATCGTCTACTCCTTCATCCTCGCGGCCATCGGCTGCGCCTTCGCCGGACTCTGCTACAGCGAGTTCTCCACCATGATCCCCATCGCCGGCAGCGCGTACACTTACGCCTACGCCACGATGGGCGAACTGCTGGCCTGGATCATTGGCTGGGCCCTGGTGTTGGAATACGCCGTCGGCGCCGCCACCGTCTCAGTCAGTTGGTCGGGCACCGTCGATTCCATCTTCAAGTCCTTCGGTATCCACCTGCCCCAATCGCTCATCGCCTCGCCGTGGGATCCCAACCCTGGCATCATGAACCTGCCGGCCGTCTTCATCCTGATGGTCATCTCCACCATCCTGATCATCGGCATTCAGGAGTCGGCCCGCTTCAACGCCACCATCGTCGTGGTCAAAGTGGCCGTCGTGATCCTCTTCATCGGCCTCGGCTACTTCTTCATCAACCACGACAACTACGTCCCCTTCCTGCCCGAGAACACCAGCGGCAAGTTCGGCGAGTTCGGTGTGACAGGCGTGCTGGCGGCGGCCGGACAGATCTTCTTCGCCTACATCGGGTTCGATGCCGTCTCCACGGCCGCCCAGGAGGCCAAGAACCCCAAGCGCGACATGCCCATCGGCATCGTCGGCTCGCTGATCGTCTGCACGATCCTCTACATCCTGTACGCGCTGGTGCTCACCGGCGTCGTGAACTACAAGGACCTGAACGTCACCGCCCCGCTCGCCGTCGCCGTCGACGCCATGAAGTACGGCTGGCTCGGCTTCGTCATGAAGCTTGGGTCGCTGGCCGGCCTCACCTCGGTGATGCTCGTCATGCTCCTCGGTCAGAGCCGCGTGTTCTACTCGATGTCCCGCGATGGTCTGCTGCCCGGCGTCTTCTCCGAAGTCCACCCCAAGTTCCACACGCCCTGGAAGTCGAACCTGATGCTGCTGGTCGGTGTCGCCCTGCTCGGCGCCTTCACGCCCATCGCCCAGCTCGGCAACCTCACCAGCATCGGCACCCTCTGCGCCTTTGTCCTGGTCTGCATCGCCGTCATCATCATGCGCCGCACGCGCCCCGATCTGCCCCGCCCGTTCAAGACCCCGCTGGTGCCGTTCGTCCCCATCCTCGGCGTCGGCTTCAACCTGCTGCTGATGTTCAGCCTCGACTCGCTCACAAAGATCGCGTTCGTCATCTGGATGGTCATTGGTCTGGTCATCTACTTCACCTACAGCAAGTCCCGCAGCCACCTGCAACTTTCACTCCTCGGGAAGAAGTAA
- a CDS encoding amino acid permease produces the protein MAETEVKAPALVKGLGLLDATTLVMGSMIGSGVFIVAADISRQVQSPGLMMLTWVITAVLTIIAALSYGELSAAMPQAGGQYIYLREAFGPLYGFLYGWTFFTVIETGTIAAVAVAFAKFTGVLVPAVSTSNWLFKIGPVGLNTQMIVAISVIVLLTWVNTKGLRAGAILQNVFTIAKVGALLGFIALGVMAGRRPDAIGANFTDFWRTSGSPWDIVRVLGVAMVGALFSSDSWHLVTLAAGEIRNPKRDLPLSLALGVGVVSILYMGCNLVYLMALPLNAIMNAPEDRVATAVISQIMGPVATQVMAVAVMISTFGCINGQVLCGARVYYAMAGDGLFFKAVKRVDPVHHTPYVSLWVQCLWACMLTLTGRYNDLLDYVIFAVLLFYVLTIVGLFVLRRTRPTMERPYRAIGYPLLPALYIVAGSVIEGLLLIYKPNYTWPGLILVLLGIPVYFLWKRQSVEG, from the coding sequence ATGGCTGAAACTGAAGTAAAGGCACCAGCACTCGTAAAGGGCCTGGGGCTGCTCGACGCCACTACCCTGGTCATGGGATCCATGATCGGTAGTGGCGTTTTTATTGTCGCCGCCGATATCTCCCGTCAGGTGCAGTCACCCGGCCTCATGATGCTGACGTGGGTGATCACCGCCGTGCTCACCATCATCGCGGCCCTCAGCTACGGCGAACTCTCCGCCGCCATGCCCCAGGCCGGCGGTCAATACATCTATTTGCGCGAGGCCTTCGGGCCGCTCTACGGCTTCCTCTACGGCTGGACGTTCTTCACGGTGATCGAAACCGGCACCATCGCCGCCGTCGCCGTGGCCTTCGCCAAGTTCACCGGCGTCCTGGTGCCTGCCGTCTCCACCTCCAACTGGCTCTTCAAAATCGGCCCCGTCGGCCTAAATACCCAGATGATCGTCGCCATCTCGGTCATAGTCCTGCTCACGTGGGTGAATACCAAGGGCCTGCGCGCCGGCGCCATTCTTCAAAACGTCTTCACCATCGCGAAAGTGGGCGCGCTGCTGGGCTTCATCGCCCTCGGCGTGATGGCGGGCCGGCGGCCGGACGCGATCGGCGCAAACTTCACCGACTTCTGGCGGACCTCGGGTTCCCCTTGGGACATCGTCCGCGTGTTGGGCGTCGCCATGGTCGGCGCGCTCTTCTCTTCCGACTCCTGGCACCTGGTCACGCTGGCCGCCGGCGAAATCCGCAACCCGAAGCGCGACCTGCCCCTCTCGCTCGCCCTGGGCGTGGGCGTGGTGAGCATCCTTTATATGGGCTGCAATCTGGTTTACCTGATGGCCCTGCCGCTCAACGCCATCATGAACGCCCCGGAAGACCGCGTCGCCACGGCGGTGATCTCGCAGATCATGGGCCCCGTCGCCACCCAGGTGATGGCCGTGGCCGTCATGATCTCCACCTTCGGCTGCATCAACGGCCAGGTGTTGTGCGGCGCCCGTGTCTACTACGCCATGGCCGGTGACGGTCTCTTCTTCAAGGCCGTCAAACGAGTCGACCCCGTCCACCACACGCCATACGTGTCACTCTGGGTTCAGTGCTTGTGGGCCTGCATGCTCACGCTAACCGGCCGTTACAACGATCTCCTCGACTATGTTATCTTCGCTGTTTTGCTTTTCTACGTTCTGACGATCGTGGGTTTGTTCGTGCTCCGCCGCACCCGGCCCACGATGGAACGCCCTTACCGGGCCATTGGTTATCCGCTGCTGCCGGCCCTGTATATCGTCGCCGGCAGCGTGATTGAAGGTTTGCTGCTGATTTATAAGCCTAACTACACTTGGCCCGGGTTGATTCTCGTGCTGTTGGGCATCCCCGTCTACTTCCTGTGGAAGAGACAAAGCGTGGAAGGCTGA
- the thiE gene encoding thiamine phosphate synthase, which yields MPLPPIYPIVDTQALIRRGRNPVFFAEALLEGGARILQFRHKGHYSRAVFETAKRLSSLCTAAGAAFVINDRADIAALLQAGLHVGQQDLPPALVRRVLPTGLLLGFSTHNEQQLVQGDQEPVDYLALGPIFDTGSKQNADPTVGLERLSSARRLTTKPLVAIGGITLETARSVWNSGADSIAVIGDLMPEEITKMTVRERMEAWLKLK from the coding sequence ATGCCGCTGCCTCCCATCTACCCGATCGTCGACACCCAAGCCCTGATCCGAAGGGGCCGCAATCCCGTCTTCTTCGCCGAGGCGCTTCTGGAGGGGGGGGCGCGCATCCTCCAGTTCCGGCACAAAGGCCACTACAGCCGGGCCGTCTTCGAGACAGCGAAGCGCCTTTCTTCGCTCTGCACGGCAGCCGGAGCGGCCTTCGTCATCAATGATCGAGCGGATATCGCGGCGCTTCTACAGGCAGGGCTGCACGTCGGCCAGCAGGATCTGCCGCCCGCGCTGGTACGCCGTGTCCTGCCCACCGGCCTGCTGCTGGGCTTCTCCACGCACAACGAACAGCAACTGGTCCAAGGAGATCAGGAACCGGTCGACTACCTGGCCCTCGGGCCCATCTTCGACACCGGCTCCAAACAGAACGCCGATCCCACGGTTGGATTGGAACGATTGTCCAGCGCGCGCCGTCTGACTACGAAACCCCTGGTGGCCATTGGAGGCATCACCCTCGAAACCGCCCGTTCCGTGTGGAACTCGGGCGCTGACTCCATCGCCGTGATCGGCGACCTTATGCCTGAGGAGATTACCAAGATGACCGTCCGGGAGCGAATGGAAGCATGGCTGAAACTGAAGTAA
- the glgC gene encoding glucose-1-phosphate adenylyltransferase produces the protein MKNVLAILLAGGAGERLYPLTRDQAKPAVPFGGIYRIIDFTLSNCINSGLRRIFCLTQYKSLELTRHLREGWHLFSGEMGEFIEVIPPMRRVHSDWYLGTADAVYQNLESILVERPSHVIVLSADQIYKMDYREMLAWHVRYNAEVSIATLQVPIPDATRFGIADIDPVTYRIHDFEEKPQHGHPVLSPFGENMVSASMGIYIFNTNVLLEALREDADDPESSHDFGHNVLPGLLSRRRVIAYDFRDLNNKRVRYWRDVGTIDSYYEANLDLVSVLPELNLYDTAWPIRTRMEQAPPAKFVFAQEGRRMGVATDSFVSPGVIVSGGRVHRSILSPGVRVNSYADVDHSILLPGANVGRYSRVRKAILDSGVQLPEGSSVGEDPERDRAAGYHVTEGGVTVVFQPHD, from the coding sequence ATGAAGAACGTTCTAGCCATCCTCCTGGCCGGCGGCGCCGGCGAGCGGCTGTACCCTCTCACTCGCGACCAGGCCAAACCGGCCGTACCTTTTGGCGGCATCTACCGCATCATCGACTTCACGCTCTCCAACTGCATCAATTCCGGATTGCGCCGTATCTTCTGCCTCACCCAATACAAGTCCCTCGAGCTCACGCGTCACCTGCGCGAGGGCTGGCACCTCTTCTCCGGCGAAATGGGCGAATTCATCGAAGTCATCCCGCCCATGCGCCGCGTTCACTCCGACTGGTATCTCGGCACGGCCGACGCCGTCTATCAGAACCTAGAAAGCATCCTCGTCGAACGGCCTTCCCACGTCATTGTCCTTTCGGCGGATCAGATCTACAAGATGGACTACCGCGAGATGCTCGCCTGGCACGTGCGCTACAACGCCGAGGTCTCCATCGCCACCCTCCAGGTACCCATCCCCGACGCTACCCGCTTCGGCATCGCCGACATCGACCCCGTCACCTACCGCATCCACGATTTCGAGGAGAAGCCGCAACACGGCCATCCAGTTCTGTCCCCCTTCGGCGAGAACATGGTCAGCGCCTCGATGGGCATCTACATCTTCAACACCAATGTCCTGCTGGAGGCCTTGCGCGAGGACGCTGACGACCCGGAATCGTCCCACGACTTCGGCCACAATGTACTGCCAGGCCTGCTGAGCCGCCGCCGCGTCATTGCCTACGACTTCCGCGACCTGAACAACAAACGCGTCCGCTACTGGCGCGACGTCGGCACCATCGATTCCTACTACGAAGCGAACCTCGACCTCGTCAGCGTCCTGCCGGAGTTGAACCTGTACGACACGGCCTGGCCCATCCGCACCCGCATGGAACAGGCTCCACCCGCCAAATTCGTATTTGCCCAGGAGGGCCGCCGGATGGGAGTCGCCACCGACTCCTTCGTCTCTCCAGGCGTCATCGTCAGCGGCGGCCGAGTCCACCGCAGCATCCTTTCGCCCGGTGTGCGCGTCAACAGCTACGCCGACGTCGACCATTCCATTCTGCTGCCCGGCGCCAATGTCGGACGCTACAGCCGGGTGCGGAAAGCGATCCTCGACAGCGGCGTCCAGTTACCCGAGGGTTCGTCGGTCGGAGAGGACCCGGAACGCGACCGCGCCGCGGGCTATCACGTCACCGAAGGCGGCGTCACGGTCGTCTTCCAGCCGCACGACTAG